The following are encoded together in the Diabrotica undecimpunctata isolate CICGRU chromosome 7, icDiaUnde3, whole genome shotgun sequence genome:
- the Agxt gene encoding 3-hydroxykynurenine transaminase: MEIPAPESLKTPLVVPNKLLMGAGPANLSPRVLHAMSHGVLGHMHAETFQIMDEIKEGIKYVFQTKNELSLAISASGHTGMEAILCNLLEPGDRVLIAVNGLWGLRAADMAERYGAVPIKMSTVAGDNFSFTEIEHNLKKYRPKLLFTVQGETSTGVHQPIEGLGDLCHKYNCLLGVDTVAAVAGVPFFMDKWGVDAVYAGVQKAIGAPPGLTIVSFSPRAQKVIFGRNTPIKVYYWDMKVLGQQWNCYNNVRPYHHTTSSSLLCSLRESLSIIAEEGLTEWQRKHDECYQRLRKGIENLGLEFFVKDENKRLKTVTSIVVTDFDWKKLVNYAMNKYNVEIAGGLGPTAGKILRIGIMGYNAKPQTIDFFLTVLKESLEHARRNNSKL; encoded by the exons ATGGAAATTCCAGCACCAGAATCTTTGAAGACACCATTAGTAGTACCCAATAAACTACTGATGGGAGCTGGACCTGCAAATTTGTCTCCCAGAGTTCTGCATGCAATGAGTCATGGTGTTTTAGGTCACATGCATGCAGAAACGTTTCAA ATCATGGACGAAATAAAAGAGGGTATTAAATACGTTTTTCAAACTAAAAACGAGCTATCGTTGGCAATCAGTGCCAGCGGACACACCGGCATGGAGGCTATTTTGTGCAATCTTTTGGAACCTGGAGATAGAGTTTTAATAGCTGTTAATGGACTTTGGGGTTTAAGAGCAGCAGACATGGCTGAAAGATATG gtgCTGTACCAATTAAAATGTCTACCGTAGCAGGTGACAATTTCAGTTTTACTGAAATCGAacataatttaaagaaatatcGTCCCAAATTACTTTTCACAGTCCAGGGAGAAACCTCTACTGGAGTACACCAACCAATAGAAGGACTTGGTGATCTTTGTCACAA ATACAACTGTCTTCTTGGCGTAGATACAGTAGCTGCAGTTGCGGGAGTACCATTTTTCATGGATAAATGGGGTGTAGATGCGGTTTACGCTGGCGTGCAGAAGGCTATAGGAGCTCCACCAGGCTTAACGATTGTTTCGTTTAGTCCTAGAGCACA aaaagttatatTTGGGAGAAACACTCCAATCAAAGTATATTACTGGGATATGAAAGTTCTAGGCCAACAGTGGAACTGCTACAATAATGTTCGACC GTACCACCATACAACTAGTTCCAGTCTTCTATGTAGTCTAAGAGAAAGTTTATCTATAATAGCCGAAGAAGGATTGACAGAGTGGCAGAGGAAACATGATGAATGCTACCAAAGACTAAGGAAGGGAATTGAAAATCTAGGATTAGAATTCTTTgttaaagatgaaaataaaaggTTGAAAACGGTTACATCTATTGTTGTCACAGATTTTGATTGGAAAAAACTAGTGAATTATGCCATGAACAA ATATAATGTTGAGATAGCAGGTGGACTAGGACCTACTGCAGGAAAAATTTTACGAATTGGAATTATGGGATATAACGCCAAACCTCAAACCATCGATTTTTTTCTCACGGTTTTGAAGGAATCTCTTGAACATGCTagaagaaataattcaaaattgtaa